In Priestia megaterium NBRC 15308 = ATCC 14581, the following proteins share a genomic window:
- the madL gene encoding malonate transporter subunit MadL: protein MIIFGVALLSICMLIGVIVGDALGGLMGVEANVGGVGVSMLLLVLAVDYLKKKNKLQVKSEEGIAFWGGIYIPIVVAMSAQQNVVAALDGGGMALLAGVVVVVVGFLSIPFISRIGEKAKVKEQEIELSILPKEQIK from the coding sequence ATGATAATCTTCGGTGTAGCGCTGCTGTCTATTTGCATGTTGATAGGGGTAATTGTTGGGGACGCATTAGGAGGGCTGATGGGAGTAGAAGCCAACGTTGGAGGAGTAGGGGTATCCATGCTTCTTCTTGTACTAGCGGTGGATTATTTAAAGAAGAAAAATAAGCTCCAAGTAAAATCCGAAGAAGGCATTGCTTTTTGGGGAGGTATTTATATTCCTATCGTGGTAGCAATGTCTGCACAGCAAAATGTTGTAGCTGCTCTTGATGGAGGAGGCATGGCGCTTCTTGCAGGGGTAGTAGTAGTCGTAGTAGGCTTTTTATCCATACCATTTATCAGCAGAATAGGAGAGAAAGCGAAGGTGAAAGAACAAGAAATAGAGCTTTCTATTTTACCTAAGGAGCAGATAAAATGA
- a CDS encoding competence protein CoiA, with protein sequence MLVAQTEEGLISLAQRFSLEQLKLWKKEKQFYCPSCQSPVQLKVGTKKIPHFAHLKKTCVAQHEGETDYHLDGKRKLFHWFSSHLEVELESYLPDIMQRPDLLVDTPSQKYAIEFQCATLSSSALTKRSIHYEKGNYMPLWIMGAKRMKRLSTYMYQLSFQEWQFLTLSDYTPTLLYFSPSTNQLLKLEHLIPFSSQICYAQLVVLSPHEHTFHDLFSTHTQPQFFSSWIKKKKAWRTHYILYPNQKLQPFLHALYENNIPPSHIPAEAGMPLPSLYMVETSAIIWQTWLLLDLMQQKQVGDLVTEKELGRLWLYRIHKRHIVFRSLPMAPVAVEQPLFEYIEVLCRLGMLTYITSGVYKIRRPYTIPKQTSDAFLEDGQMMKRWLNQAKEVT encoded by the coding sequence TTGTTAGTTGCCCAAACAGAAGAAGGCCTCATTTCACTAGCTCAGCGCTTTTCGCTTGAACAGCTTAAGCTGTGGAAAAAAGAAAAGCAGTTCTACTGTCCCTCTTGTCAATCCCCTGTACAGTTAAAGGTAGGTACAAAAAAAATTCCTCATTTTGCGCACCTGAAAAAAACGTGCGTCGCTCAGCATGAAGGTGAAACAGATTATCATCTCGACGGAAAACGAAAGCTGTTTCACTGGTTTAGTTCTCATCTTGAAGTCGAGTTAGAAAGTTATCTTCCTGACATTATGCAGCGTCCAGATCTTCTTGTAGATACGCCCTCGCAAAAATATGCAATCGAATTTCAATGTGCTACCTTATCTTCCTCAGCGCTAACTAAACGTTCTATTCATTATGAGAAAGGAAATTATATGCCCCTTTGGATTATGGGGGCAAAAAGAATGAAGCGCTTATCCACTTATATGTATCAACTTTCTTTTCAAGAGTGGCAGTTTCTTACTCTTTCCGATTATACGCCCACACTTCTTTATTTTTCACCTTCTACTAATCAACTGTTGAAACTTGAACATCTTATTCCTTTTTCATCTCAGATTTGTTATGCACAGCTTGTCGTGCTCTCTCCTCACGAGCATACCTTTCATGATCTTTTTTCTACACATACACAACCTCAATTTTTCTCTTCGTGGATAAAGAAAAAGAAGGCATGGAGAACGCATTATATCCTCTATCCTAATCAGAAGCTTCAGCCTTTTTTACACGCTCTTTATGAAAATAATATTCCTCCCTCCCATATTCCAGCAGAAGCAGGCATGCCGCTGCCTTCTTTATACATGGTTGAAACGTCTGCTATTATATGGCAGACGTGGCTGCTTCTCGATTTAATGCAGCAGAAGCAAGTAGGGGATTTAGTTACAGAAAAAGAGTTAGGCCGGCTATGGCTCTACAGAATTCATAAGCGGCATATTGTATTTCGGTCTTTGCCAATGGCCCCTGTCGCTGTGGAACAGCCCCTGTTTGAGTATATAGAGGTATTATGCCGGCTAGGAATGCTAACGTATATAACTTCTGGGGTATACAAAATCAGAAGGCCCTACACGATTCCAAAGCAAACATCTGATGCTTTTTTAGAAGATGGACAAATGATGAAAAGGTGGTTAAATCAAGCAAAAGAAGTGACATAA
- the madM gene encoding malonate transporter subunit MadM, whose product MMNMIKEGLENNGLITAFAIIGIVMYIAYFLSDKLTKGRVHGSAIAIMFGLILAYIGGVNTGGEKGISDIQLFSGIGLMGGGMLRDFAIIATAFGASFSEVKKTGISGITALFFGVFYSFVIGVIIALCFGYRDPVALTTIGGGAVTYIVGPVSGTAIGASSDIIALSIAVGLIKSISVMILTPIFAKKIKLNNPRTAMIYGGVMGTTSGVAAGLAATDVKLVPYGAMTATFYTGLGCLLVPSILFLLTEIIF is encoded by the coding sequence ATGATGAATATGATTAAAGAAGGATTAGAAAATAACGGGCTGATTACGGCATTTGCTATTATTGGGATTGTCATGTATATTGCTTATTTTTTATCAGATAAATTAACAAAAGGAAGAGTTCATGGATCTGCTATTGCTATTATGTTTGGGTTAATCCTTGCTTATATCGGTGGAGTGAATACAGGAGGAGAGAAAGGAATTTCTGATATACAGTTATTTTCAGGAATTGGTTTAATGGGCGGAGGGATGCTGCGAGACTTTGCCATTATTGCTACTGCGTTCGGCGCCAGTTTTAGCGAAGTCAAAAAAACGGGAATCAGCGGGATTACGGCCTTGTTTTTTGGGGTTTTCTATTCCTTTGTAATAGGTGTAATTATTGCTCTTTGTTTTGGATATAGAGATCCCGTTGCTTTGACCACAATCGGAGGAGGAGCCGTAACCTATATTGTGGGGCCGGTTTCTGGAACTGCGATTGGAGCCTCTTCTGATATTATCGCGTTAAGTATAGCTGTAGGATTAATTAAATCCATTTCAGTTATGATTTTGACACCGATATTTGCTAAGAAAATCAAATTAAACAACCCTCGTACAGCAATGATCTATGGAGGAGTTATGGGGACGACGAGCGGTGTAGCAGCTGGTTTAGCCGCGACAGATGTAAAACTTGTACCTTACGGAGCCATGACAGCTACATTTTATACAGGTCTTGGTTGCTTGCTCGTACCATCTATTCTTTTTTTACTCACAGAGATTATTTTTTAA
- the mecA gene encoding adaptor protein MecA, with protein MEIERINENTVKFFVTYVDIEERGFDRNEIWFSRERSEELFWEMMDEIHQEEEFVAEGPLWIQVHALEKGLEVIVTRAQVSKDGQKFEVPVGENDKIDIPVDGKIEALLDHQANQNKKADFEEEIIEDEGLQFVARFQDLEHLISLSHHLELDDIINSMYVFEGKYYLYVEFTDDEDFVAEIDNILSIILEYANESNVTVHRLMEYGKELISENALEQVKQYFPLR; from the coding sequence ATGGAAATCGAACGCATTAATGAAAACACAGTAAAATTCTTTGTCACTTACGTAGATATTGAAGAACGTGGATTTGATCGCAATGAAATTTGGTTTAGCCGAGAGCGCAGTGAAGAGCTATTCTGGGAGATGATGGACGAAATTCATCAAGAAGAAGAGTTTGTAGCAGAAGGTCCTCTTTGGATTCAAGTACATGCGCTTGAGAAGGGGCTAGAGGTTATTGTAACAAGAGCACAAGTTTCAAAAGACGGTCAAAAGTTCGAAGTACCTGTTGGTGAAAATGATAAAATCGATATCCCTGTAGATGGAAAAATTGAAGCGTTGCTTGATCATCAAGCGAATCAAAATAAAAAAGCTGATTTTGAAGAAGAAATTATAGAAGACGAAGGGCTACAGTTCGTCGCACGCTTTCAAGACTTAGAACATTTAATTTCCTTAAGTCACCATTTAGAGTTAGATGATATCATCAACAGCATGTACGTGTTTGAAGGAAAATATTATTTATACGTTGAGTTTACAGATGATGAAGACTTTGTAGCTGAAATTGATAACATTTTAAGTATCATTTTAGAATATGCAAATGAATCAAATGTAACAGTTCATCGTTTAATGGAATATGGAAAAGAATTAATCAGTGAAAATGCACTTGAACAAGTAAAGCAGTATTTTCCTTTACGATAA
- the cls gene encoding cardiolipin synthase, with translation MKNRLQLLIFVIGIIALLYFTKGYWDGKFIGVLSILITISVVFIGLVISLENRHPTQTLTWLVVLGGFPVIGFFFYLLFGRNTRKRRLFAKKAKLDEQVLLKMERDSGILENHFEQLGTSRKQMLKLAVRLGKSPISFSSDTRALTNGKETFHEIMESLKHARHHIHLEYYIVRHDHLGEQIKDILIQKVQEGVYVRFLYDAVGSFQLSPHYIHELRNAGVEMIPFLPVRFPFLNNKINFRNHRKIVVIDGTIGFVGGLNIGDEYLGKSRHFGFWRDTHLMVKGEAVRSLQLIFLQDWYYMTGQTMLTQTYLSPDLIDIDMEKCGGVQMIAGGPDREWEIIKHLFFSMITSAKESIWIASPYFIPDEDIFTSLKVAALSGIDVRLLVPQKPDKKIVFHASRSYFPELLEAGVKIYEYKKGFMHSKIVIVDREIASIGTANMDMRSFHLNFEVNAFLYRTASTQKLVYEYMQDLEETSELHFKDFEKRPFIQRLFESTARLLSPLL, from the coding sequence TTGAAAAATAGATTACAGCTTTTAATTTTTGTTATTGGTATTATTGCTTTGCTTTATTTTACAAAAGGGTATTGGGACGGTAAATTTATTGGCGTGCTAAGTATCTTAATTACGATTAGTGTTGTTTTCATCGGTCTTGTTATTTCATTAGAAAACCGTCATCCAACTCAAACGCTAACGTGGCTCGTAGTATTAGGCGGTTTCCCGGTAATAGGGTTCTTTTTTTATTTGTTATTTGGACGCAATACGCGAAAACGGCGTTTATTTGCTAAAAAAGCAAAGCTGGATGAACAGGTGCTTTTAAAGATGGAAAGAGATTCCGGTATATTAGAAAATCACTTTGAACAGTTGGGCACCAGTAGAAAGCAAATGCTGAAGCTAGCCGTCAGGCTTGGCAAGAGTCCAATTTCTTTTTCATCAGATACGCGCGCATTGACGAATGGAAAAGAGACGTTTCACGAAATTATGGAATCATTAAAGCATGCAAGGCATCATATCCACTTAGAGTATTACATCGTACGACATGATCACTTAGGAGAACAAATTAAAGATATTTTAATTCAGAAGGTACAAGAAGGAGTTTATGTACGTTTCTTGTACGATGCCGTGGGCAGTTTTCAGCTTTCACCGCATTATATTCACGAGTTAAGAAACGCGGGCGTAGAAATGATTCCATTCTTGCCGGTCAGATTTCCATTTCTCAATAATAAAATCAACTTCCGTAATCATCGTAAAATTGTAGTCATTGATGGAACAATTGGATTTGTAGGAGGTTTGAACATTGGTGATGAATATCTTGGGAAAAGTCGGCATTTTGGCTTTTGGAGAGATACCCATTTGATGGTGAAGGGTGAGGCAGTCCGTTCATTGCAGCTTATTTTCTTGCAAGACTGGTATTATATGACAGGTCAGACGATGCTTACTCAAACGTATCTATCGCCGGATTTAATTGACATTGATATGGAAAAGTGCGGCGGTGTTCAAATGATTGCCGGCGGACCAGACCGTGAGTGGGAAATTATCAAACACTTATTTTTTTCGATGATTACGTCTGCGAAAGAGTCCATTTGGATTGCCTCTCCTTACTTCATACCTGATGAAGATATTTTTACTTCTCTCAAAGTAGCTGCTCTAAGCGGTATAGATGTAAGGCTTCTTGTACCTCAGAAGCCTGATAAAAAAATTGTTTTTCATGCATCACGCTCTTATTTTCCAGAGCTGCTAGAAGCAGGTGTGAAAATTTACGAGTATAAAAAAGGATTTATGCACAGCAAGATTGTGATTGTTGATAGAGAAATTGCCTCTATTGGAACGGCTAACATGGACATGAGAAGCTTTCATTTGAATTTTGAAGTAAATGCTTTTTTATATCGCACAGCTAGTACTCAAAAGCTCGTATATGAATATATGCAAGATTTAGAAGAAACGAGTGAGCTTCACTTTAAAGACTTTGAAAAGCGGCCATTTATACAGCGGCTATTTGAATCAACAGCCCGTTTGCTTTCACCGCTATTATAA
- a CDS encoding amino acid permease has product MKDKKWGLWFLTAFVVGNMVGGGVFMLPSNLANVSSPVGSTLAWIATGLGVFMIALVFGNLVMRKPELKGGPQSYAANLFSSPKAGKVAGYSMAWGYWAANWAATASVIISFAGYLTTFFPVMESKDILFSVGNFQLEAGKFITFLVCSIVLWGIQAILQRDINSAGNINFITTAAKIIGFGLFIVVALSLFSASNLVSTEFVNSKGINVGLGSQVNGAAIATLWAFIGIESAVLLSNRAKSQKVVKKATLLGLLISMVIYVGITLLAMGILSTAQLQQSQKPLVDTLEMVIGHKGAYVMAILALISLLGSTVGWIVVSAEVPYQAAKSGLFPQWFAKTNQNNSPARSLTLTNGLTQLFLFATISGTVSQAYNFAIVVATLAYLVPYFVTTVYQLKLIVTGETYDTIKGSRVKDGIIASLALIYSLWVIKTGTADLKTFFLGIGLFVIGLLLYPILMRRGKSTSAIK; this is encoded by the coding sequence ATGAAAGATAAAAAATGGGGACTTTGGTTTTTAACAGCCTTTGTAGTTGGTAATATGGTAGGCGGCGGAGTATTTATGCTTCCTTCTAATTTAGCAAACGTATCAAGTCCAGTCGGTTCAACACTTGCTTGGATTGCAACAGGTCTTGGCGTGTTCATGATTGCTCTTGTATTCGGGAATTTAGTCATGAGAAAGCCCGAATTAAAAGGAGGGCCTCAAAGTTATGCGGCGAATCTTTTTTCATCGCCTAAAGCAGGTAAAGTAGCAGGGTATAGCATGGCTTGGGGCTATTGGGCAGCTAACTGGGCTGCAACAGCATCTGTCATCATATCGTTTGCGGGATATTTAACAACGTTCTTTCCAGTAATGGAGAGTAAGGATATTTTATTTTCAGTCGGAAATTTTCAATTAGAAGCTGGAAAATTCATTACGTTTTTAGTATGTTCTATTGTCCTATGGGGAATTCAAGCTATTTTGCAGCGAGATATTAATAGTGCCGGTAATATTAACTTTATCACAACGGCAGCTAAAATTATTGGATTCGGTTTATTTATTGTTGTGGCGCTATCGCTATTTAGCGCATCCAACCTGGTCAGTACAGAATTTGTTAATTCAAAAGGTATAAATGTAGGATTGGGAAGTCAGGTCAATGGGGCAGCCATTGCTACGCTGTGGGCCTTTATCGGAATTGAATCGGCTGTACTGTTATCTAACCGTGCAAAATCACAAAAAGTAGTGAAGAAAGCAACGCTGCTTGGATTATTGATCTCAATGGTTATCTATGTGGGGATTACGCTTCTAGCTATGGGGATTCTTTCAACAGCTCAGCTTCAGCAGTCTCAAAAACCTTTGGTAGATACGTTAGAAATGGTGATTGGACATAAAGGTGCTTACGTAATGGCCATTTTAGCACTTATTTCTTTATTAGGTTCTACTGTTGGATGGATTGTTGTTAGTGCAGAAGTTCCTTATCAAGCAGCGAAATCAGGGTTGTTTCCACAGTGGTTTGCTAAAACAAATCAGAACAATAGTCCAGCCCGCTCACTAACATTAACAAATGGCTTAACACAGTTGTTTTTGTTTGCGACTATTTCAGGTACAGTTTCGCAAGCCTATAATTTCGCCATTGTTGTAGCTACTCTCGCTTATTTAGTTCCTTATTTCGTGACGACAGTTTATCAATTAAAGCTTATTGTGACGGGTGAGACGTACGACACGATTAAAGGATCGCGAGTAAAAGACGGAATCATTGCCTCGTTAGCACTTATTTATTCACTTTGGGTGATTAAGACAGGGACAGCTGATTTAAAAACATTTTTCTTAGGTATTGGCTTATTTGTAATCGGGCTGTTACTGTATCCTATCTTAATGAGACGAGGAAAAAGCACATCAGCTATTAAATAA
- a CDS encoding amino acid permease encodes MQGNTQEKELSRGLEERHISLMSLGAAIGVGLFLGSASAIRLAGPGILIMYGISGLIMFFIMRALGEMAVQNPVAGSFSKYANDYLGPLAGYLTGWNYWFMWIITCMAEITAVGVYMEFWFPGVPQWIWALAALVIMTGVNFLAVKAYGELEFWFSLIKVVTIILMIVLGLGMIIFGIGNGGIATGISNLWSHGGFFPNGMKGVLLSLQMVMFAYLGIEMIGVTAGEVKNPEKTLTKAIDNVLWRILIFYIGALFVIMSIYPWPEIGTQGSPFVLTFDKAGIPAAAGIINFVVLTAALSSCNSGIFSTGRMLFNLAQHGEAPKRYANLTKGGVPGAAVIASAVVLLIGVGLNYVVPDKVFTWVTSIATIGAIWTWGIILLSQIRFRKGLNDQQVSNLKYKLPFFPYTSYLSLAFLAGVVVVMGFSSDTRIALIVGPVWFVLLVVVYYSKGFHKR; translated from the coding sequence ATGCAAGGGAACACGCAAGAAAAAGAATTAAGCCGTGGACTTGAGGAAAGACATATTAGCTTAATGTCTTTAGGTGCAGCTATCGGAGTTGGACTGTTTTTAGGTTCTGCATCCGCTATTCGGTTAGCGGGTCCTGGTATTCTTATCATGTATGGAATCAGTGGTCTTATTATGTTTTTTATTATGAGAGCGCTAGGTGAAATGGCAGTACAAAATCCAGTAGCCGGTTCTTTTAGTAAGTATGCTAACGATTATTTAGGGCCACTTGCTGGTTATTTAACAGGCTGGAACTACTGGTTTATGTGGATTATTACATGTATGGCTGAAATTACAGCTGTTGGAGTATATATGGAGTTTTGGTTCCCAGGTGTACCTCAGTGGATATGGGCACTTGCAGCACTCGTTATCATGACAGGGGTTAACTTTTTAGCTGTAAAAGCATATGGCGAACTAGAGTTTTGGTTTTCTCTTATTAAAGTAGTAACGATTATCCTTATGATTGTGTTGGGCCTAGGCATGATTATCTTTGGAATTGGAAATGGCGGTATTGCAACAGGAATCAGTAATTTATGGAGTCACGGGGGCTTTTTCCCGAATGGCATGAAAGGCGTTCTTTTATCACTTCAAATGGTTATGTTTGCTTACCTTGGTATTGAAATGATTGGGGTAACAGCAGGAGAGGTGAAAAATCCGGAAAAAACACTAACAAAAGCAATTGATAATGTACTGTGGAGAATTTTGATTTTTTACATCGGAGCTTTGTTTGTTATTATGTCTATTTATCCTTGGCCAGAGATTGGAACGCAAGGAAGTCCATTTGTTTTAACTTTTGATAAAGCTGGAATTCCCGCTGCAGCAGGGATTATAAACTTTGTAGTGTTAACAGCGGCTTTATCTTCTTGTAACAGTGGAATTTTTAGTACAGGCCGTATGTTATTTAATTTAGCTCAGCACGGGGAAGCTCCAAAACGCTATGCTAACTTAACAAAAGGCGGCGTGCCTGGTGCAGCAGTTATTGCTTCAGCTGTTGTACTGCTAATCGGAGTTGGCTTAAACTATGTTGTTCCTGATAAGGTGTTCACCTGGGTGACGAGTATTGCCACTATTGGAGCAATTTGGACATGGGGAATTATTTTACTTTCTCAAATTCGCTTCCGCAAGGGATTAAACGATCAGCAAGTAAGTAATTTAAAATATAAGCTTCCATTTTTCCCGTATACGTCATATCTCTCTCTTGCTTTCTTAGCGGGAGTAGTAGTGGTGATGGGTTTTTCCTCTGATACAAGAATAGCCCTTATTGTAGGTCCGGTATGGTTTGTTTTATTGGTTGTTGTCTACTATTCAAAAGGTTTTCATAAAAGATAA
- a CDS encoding LysR family transcriptional regulator, translated as MELLQLKYFQVVARLEHISKAAEELYVSQPALSKTISQLEKELGIRLFDRNGKYIKLNRYGKAFYAKVELALKTLEHAKHELKDMSNDPCEEIRLVVLASSHLLPELLSRFREQYPQVRFRLMQHLTNSNSQPDFDLCISAFPLTTRQIEHTPLLRESILLAVPLDHPLAKQSCVKLNELKNEKFIVLKKGKELRKITDVICKEQNFVPQITFESDDPATVRGLIRAKQGIGFIPEVTWGGSTGKDVKLLKIEEETFERTIFLAWNNGGYVTDLQQIFRQFVIDYFKHLRSGMSHEYI; from the coding sequence TTGGAGCTTTTACAGCTAAAATATTTCCAAGTAGTTGCTAGACTAGAACATATAAGTAAAGCGGCCGAAGAGCTATACGTATCTCAGCCTGCGCTCAGCAAAACGATTTCACAGTTAGAAAAAGAGCTAGGCATTCGTTTGTTTGATCGAAACGGTAAATACATTAAATTAAATCGATACGGTAAAGCATTCTATGCCAAAGTAGAACTTGCTTTAAAAACATTGGAACATGCAAAGCACGAGCTAAAGGATATGTCGAACGATCCTTGTGAAGAAATTCGCCTTGTTGTATTAGCTAGTTCACATTTGCTTCCAGAGCTATTAAGCAGGTTTCGTGAACAATATCCTCAGGTGCGTTTTCGACTGATGCAGCATTTGACTAATAGCAATTCACAGCCTGATTTTGATTTATGCATTTCAGCTTTTCCATTAACAACCCGTCAGATCGAACATACTCCTTTACTTCGTGAATCGATTTTGCTTGCAGTGCCTCTTGATCATCCTTTAGCCAAGCAATCATGTGTAAAGTTAAATGAACTTAAAAATGAGAAATTCATTGTGCTGAAGAAAGGGAAAGAGCTAAGGAAAATAACGGATGTAATTTGTAAGGAACAGAATTTTGTACCTCAAATTACGTTTGAAAGCGATGATCCAGCAACAGTAAGAGGTTTGATTAGAGCGAAGCAAGGAATAGGTTTTATTCCTGAAGTAACTTGGGGAGGTTCTACAGGAAAAGATGTAAAACTGCTGAAAATTGAAGAGGAAACATTTGAACGTACTATCTTTCTAGCTTGGAACAATGGAGGCTATGTGACGGATTTACAACAAATCTTCAGGCAGTTTGTGATTGATTATTTTAAACATCTACGCTCCGGTATGTCTCATGAATACATATAA
- the spxA gene encoding transcriptional regulator SpxA: MVTLYTSPSCTSCRKAKAWLEENDIGYTERNIFSEPLSIDEIKEILRMTEDGTDEIISTRSKTFQKLDVQVDAMPLQDLYELIQQNPGLLRRPIIIDEKRLQVGYNEDEIRRFLPRKVRTFQLREAQRLVNG, from the coding sequence ATGGTTACATTATATACATCACCAAGTTGTACATCTTGTCGTAAAGCGAAAGCTTGGTTAGAGGAAAATGATATTGGATATACAGAGCGTAATATCTTTTCAGAGCCGTTATCAATCGACGAGATTAAAGAAATTTTACGTATGACAGAAGATGGAACAGATGAAATCATTTCAACACGTTCGAAAACTTTCCAAAAACTAGACGTTCAGGTAGACGCTATGCCTTTGCAAGATTTGTATGAATTAATTCAGCAAAATCCTGGCTTGTTGCGCCGTCCGATTATCATTGATGAAAAACGTCTACAAGTTGGTTACAATGAAGACGAGATCCGTCGTTTCTTACCACGTAAAGTGCGTACTTTCCAACTTCGCGAAGCTCAAAGACTTGTGAATGGTTAA
- a CDS encoding TerC family protein has protein sequence MDLELITSILLIIGIDIVLGGDNAIVIALASRNLPEYQRNKAIFLGTGLAVIVRIVLTILAVYLLTIPYLQLIGGFLLVIIAFKLLVSEGDDASSIRAGVTLGAAVRTIVFADIVMGLDNVIAVAGAAHGNIILVVIGLLVSVPIIVWGSKLILYLMERFPLLVYGGAAILAYTAGNMIGHEKNLHSFFAAHTSLGTFIPYITIAVVLISGMVVNSFRSIKR, from the coding sequence TTGGATTTAGAATTAATAACCTCCATTCTTCTTATTATCGGTATCGATATTGTATTAGGTGGAGACAACGCTATTGTTATTGCCTTAGCAAGCCGCAACTTACCTGAATATCAGCGAAACAAAGCTATTTTTTTAGGGACTGGCTTAGCTGTGATCGTTCGCATTGTACTTACTATTTTAGCTGTTTATTTACTAACTATTCCTTACTTGCAGCTCATCGGCGGTTTTTTATTAGTGATCATTGCCTTTAAGCTTCTTGTATCAGAAGGTGATGATGCATCTTCAATCCGTGCAGGCGTGACATTAGGCGCCGCTGTAAGAACGATTGTATTTGCTGATATTGTAATGGGACTAGATAATGTAATAGCTGTAGCAGGCGCAGCTCATGGAAATATTATCTTGGTTGTTATCGGATTACTCGTATCCGTCCCCATTATTGTTTGGGGAAGCAAGCTCATTTTGTATTTGATGGAACGATTTCCCCTGCTCGTTTATGGGGGAGCAGCTATTTTAGCTTATACTGCTGGAAATATGATTGGACATGAAAAGAACTTACATTCATTCTTTGCAGCCCATACATCTCTAGGAACATTTATTCCGTATATAACAATTGCTGTTGTGCTGATAAGCGGCATGGTTGTTAATAGCTTTCGTTCAATTAAACGATAA